The Topomyia yanbarensis strain Yona2022 chromosome 3, ASM3024719v1, whole genome shotgun sequence nucleotide sequence AgaattaaaggaaaatttccactGTCCAGGAACTGGCGTTTTTGGTACAGTGTCGATCAACGTTTTGAAGTTGGCCCGAATTTCCACCTTTAATTCCTCCAATATGTCCGCCGATCGATCACCATTTGGTTTGCGGACTCAACGGACACCAATGCGTTACAAAAACGTGCTTTGTTCATGACATTTGTGCAGGTGTTACATATCCAAAATAAGTTAGATTTGCTAAGAACAGCGGCAAATATTTCGTCGTTTAGTCCGCAACATTTCGCGCAGAATGACAAAGAGCAAAAACCGCCACATTTTACAGCATTACGACCATCGAAAATAGTATCAGTGCAACTCTCACAAAATCCAGGCATTTTACGATATGCGCTAGTGTAAGGGTAACTAGTTGAAGTGCTCAGTAACAGAGGGCACCACTTGCACTCTACAAGATGATGAAAGGCGAGATGCATTATAGTATaggtgttcacattcgtcaagtttgagtgtgttggtttgttgttagtgaaattaatcatggcggcccaggaccgcgaagcacataatcaacaaaccgaccaatcgaaacgaagcttgtaagcacgtggtaaaaataagtatggcgtccgggatcacaaaagagcaaatgtttacatcactaaccaatcagaatgaagtatgagaccacgtgcttctgttttcttcttcattcttcttgtttgcccgaaaaaagtgacagctgatgcacacagaaaaaaaatgtgtacaccTGTATACACCTCGGATGAAAGGTATGCTTTTGGGTACGAAATTCACGCAGGTACAAGATCGAAGGAGCGCAGGAAAGAACTGATCAAAACAAAGACGCACAAACTTCTCACCTTTTTCGTTACGGCACACGGAGATCAGGAAGGCGGACGACAACTGATGGATGTAGATGTTTATAATTGGTATTTTGTTCAGGATTGTGACACTTTTGTATACTGCGGGTGGAAGCGATGGCGGCGGAGTGGCGATGTAGCGGTAGTATGGCAAATCAGCGAACTGCTTCAGCTTGTTCAGAATCTTTTTGGATATTGCGGTCTTACCTTGCGTGCGAATAAAACACCGTATTTCGGCAAGCGAACACGGTGATTGGCTAGCAAGTTTGAACGGCTTTGCAGGATACCGAGgcgaataattacaatagttaCGAATGCTTTGCGCAGTTCCCACCAACCTGGCTTCCGCACTTTTAGAGTGCGAGTGATctaactgctactgaaaactgcgaactgtcaaaacacatgtatttcaagtgatagagatggtactttcatagacagaccagtcgaactaaccaatCTTTGAGAAGATTTCGATAGAAGAATAgaaagtgcgcagtgcggttagaatcaagtttttagtgccacaagcaatatccATGATACATCGAAGTTCCAAGCAGCAGGCATGTTATGCAcatcagagcaaataaagagaagaataacaaactctctttgcacttttcatgcgaaccaccgctcttctctttcacaataaatttcttcactccgatgtgtgttgctcccacacgtgtattctactccatAGCTGCACACCACAAAGAGTAGATAAAGAGGCTTTTTAATgtgtatcttggtcccacgcgcacgtaagtagaaaaggcaaccaaaaaatatttttaaaacgatcttgagtgaggggaggcacaaaaaagtagctcttcaaggtgactgcacgaaattgtgcagctcttggtgaacagatcttactctttttcgttttcaagtttctctttgtgcggtcgttctgcacatcgcagtgtttttgtggtgcgctatttttaatcggtgtatttcgctctttgtggctcatTGTGTGAGAAAATAACAAGCCTACCAAGCAGTCTACCATGTTGTTAATTACCTTGAATAATTCCGTATCGTCAGCATAAAATAAACGGCAGATGGCAATAACAAAGCAACATCATTAGTGAAGATTGAAAACAGAGGTGGTCCTAAGTTGCTGCCTTGTAGACGAAAAAGGTTTCTAGGTGGATGATCCAATTCTCACGCAGCAGTGTGGTTAGTTAAGTATGATCTGAACCATGTAACGATAGCTGAAACCTAACCTCTCGCTTTTGAAGCAGATTTCCGTTCTCAACTCTATCAAAAGCAACCTTGAGATCCAAGTATATGGTGTCGATTTGAGTACCGGTATCCATGTTACGTAAAAAAGGGGGAAGTGAATAGTACTAGATTTCTTGCGACAGATCGTTGCCGGAAGAATCCAAGTTGTTCGGTGTCGATGTAATTTTTACAACAGGCGAAACGTGCATCGTTCATTATGATCTCGAACAATTTCGAAAAGGGAAATTTGGACGTGATACCTCGATAGTTGGACACTTTTCGTTTATCTCCTTTTTTGTGAATTTAAAAAAGGTTAGAGAATTTGCATCTTGCGGAAAATAGTTTTACTGCAGCGAGAGGTTGAAAATCTCCACAAGAGGGCAACAGAGAACGTCTACGCGCCGTTTTAGTACCGTCGAGGGAATACCGTCAAGTCCTGCAGCTAGCGATGGCTAGCGAAGTGTTGTTAAACACTCGCTTGAACGGCTTAGCGAAAGGTTGCACTTGTCACGTTCGTGTCTGCATCCGTTCCTGGAACCTGGGTGACGGCAAACCGCACTCGTTTCTCTTAGCATTAACCAGcgaccaaaactgctttgggTTTCGGCGAAGAGTTTCCTGTGTGCGTCTCACGTGctgattttattgtttattgtttatttgttgtaccgtcaccaacagaccccttggccccaatggtggttacttaaactaattacatttcagaatacgcattattatagttttttttatcgaagtccttgtcaggttgaagtcaaaagccgtcgccacactgttaaactcACTTTGGGGTCCGGTAACAGggctctggcgcccatagttggttctcctgaacgggactcgcagaagagagttattgcgcagagctcgaatgcgagcttgaagatcgaggcgtccgaggattgtagggcaatccaccctggcagacagtaagtccgagacgaacagggctcgagagcagtcccttcGGATGcgtagagtatcgagctgtattaactgacaacggttttcgtagctcggcagctgaaatcagttccgccaaggaagatgtcggagtgcaaagcgtatgaaccggcgttggacggcctcgattctgtcgacgccgttctggtagtaagggttccaaacagcagagcaatattccagtgttgagcgaactagcgcgcaatagagagattttaaacaatatacgtccttaaagtttttcgctattcggaagatgaacccaagctgtcttgataccttatccacaatggatgatgtatgtggtttgaacgttagtgccgaatccatgatgactccgagagccttcacgttagagtgtcttggaatactcgagtcgaagagatggtagttaaactgattcggatggcgtttccgcgtgaacgtaacgattgagcatttgctcgggtgtaaaaccattctgtttagatcagaccacgtactaaagctctctaattcactctgaagaaactcggcatcggttttatcccgtatttgttgaaatattttcatgtcgtcggcaaaagaaaggcggggtccttgtaatttgatgttgacgtcattaatgtagaggaggaatatcactggaccgagatggcttccttgtgggatgccggatgtagtgaagaatggtgtagatagacagttcttaatgctgatttgtagttgccttccatcgaggtaggaacgaaaccagcgcactAATTGttcatgaataccgagtttgtccagcttcgctattgtgATATCATGAttaattttgtcgaaggccgcagataaatccatgtaaataacatcggtttgcaatccgtcagcgaatccatcgagtacatatgttgtgaacgagattTTAGAGGAAACGGCTGTAGCGACGGTAGTTATTGCTGGCAGTATTGAATTCTCGTTTGTGATAAGCTGTGCGGTGGCTGCAATATTTGCGAAGGGCAAACAAGCGGGAGCGTTTCAAGACTCGTTGGCGTGCATTGGACTAAGAAAGTTTTAGTAGTGGTTTTCGCAAAGGCATAACTGCAAAGATGGCAATATCTATTGTACTATAGAAGCGACAGCAAAATGATTTTCCATGAAAAAGGCCACaaaaaacggccgaaacgtcgaACAATCAAAAATAAGTCGTTTGATATTTATACAAGACTGCAAAAGCCAATACCAAAATGAAGAAATCAACAGCATCGTCAATTGAAGAGGTCGTTTCGATGAACTACCAATAGCATTCGGAGAGCATTTCGTTTAAAGCTGCGTAATCCGCTCTTCAAAAGTCCAAAGTCCTGAGCTGAAGTTTCAGTAAGGCAGGTCGAAATCTATCGGCGCAGGCATCATAAACAATACTTTAAGGGCGCGATGATCAGCGTGCAGATCAATCAATGGTTCGGTGGCTGCAAGTGTTGACGTTTAGAAAGTGTCATTTGCGAGAACGATGTCCAGAATTCGtgcattccgattcaaaacaGCGTTCATTTGTGTAAAACCGATCAAAGCCGTCTAGAAGTACCCTGTACATGGTTgtaatatgcaaaagtatagggTCTGAATATTCTACGTTGCTATCGCCAGACTGCCAAAGCAAATCAGGTTGATTCGAGTCATCGATGCGCAACCGCTTTCGTATGGAGCTGATAGAATCGATATCGTTCAATGATAGTAGCATAATCCTGGAAGTAAGAAAATTGCACCTACACTGATAACATTATGCAGTGTTTTTATCAGAATCCACAATTGTTCGAGAAAAACCGAATTCGGAGCAGGATCGATGAAACTGTTGAATTCGTTCAATGCGGCTATTAAAACTCCTCCACCGCGAGCTTTTGTACCGTTTTCACTGGACCGATCGGTTCGAAACACCTTGTACTTGATGCCAAACAGTTGCGATGGGAAGATAGGTTATCCAACCACGTTTCAGTTAGCACTATCACGTCGTTTTCAGCTTAAAAAACAAACTGCGATTCGGAAGAAAGCGCAAATAAACTCTCAGtcacgagaaaaaaaaaataaaacggaGAAATACTCGTCATTTTTTCTTCCAAAGTATTCCCCGGCATTGTCGGCAACACGTGAAATATTTCTAGATTTTTCGTCGTGATTATACGAAAATACGATTGAATTCGCATAACTCAGATAGTATAAAGTGATGAGccctaaattgtttattttttcacgCTAAATTATTTGTACAGAAAAcgtttcctccattaaattcatcCATCAGTCAAATCACTCTTTTCCAAATTACCAGCTTTAAACAGCTTCAGTACATACCGTTCAATTCATAATGTGTATTGAATCAGAAAATTCGCTACTTAAACAAAGCCATGAATGGTTGAGATGTAACTTTCAGATGAATGAGAAaaaactatcaagtatagagaCTGTCCATAAGCTAGTTCTTTATTAATATCGTAATTTTATACTTATCATATTGTTTAACCTCTACTCGGAGAATAACCCGcgatacaaattgaacctgtaTACACGAGCACTTATTTTTAACCAATTCTCTCAATTGTAAGCAGCACGATATCGAACTATTGACTATTGTCAGATTTTTTACACGTACACAAAGTAACGGAGTTTTATCCTACATTCCTTTGAGCTACACAGCCAAACAAATCTTCGAATTAGTCCTGGAGCGATTTCATTTAACCATCGCAAAACGCTCCTTCTTTCCTAGTACGTACGTAGTAGTATACTTACCAGCAATGAAGACTTAAGGATTGGTCTCATCAAACAcacaagaaaaaaacaaaacaaaaattaaagtaTTACGGCAAAGATGTAAAGAAACCAACTATAATTCGTTAACTGAAGCAACAAAAAAGTGAAATGAACTCTATAAACActcaaaacaaaactgaaacaaATATAATGTTATTCAAATGTTATTTCAATCACTGTTGAAATGTTAGAATAAATTCAAATGACAGATCCGTTGGCACATATTACTGCCGTTGGTGCATATCACCCGTCTCCTGGCAACGTTTGTCTATAGTCTCAACGGTTTCCATCGAGCGTTCCTTCACCCAGCCCAAAACATGATTGTATATAGAATACAATAGCACTTACAACCGAAGGGACATTGTCATGGGAAATTCATTGAGAATTGCGATAATCCTTATCGCCTGACCGGCTTCTGCTGCTCAGAACGAATTGTTGCTAATCGGGCCGCCGCGACACACTGGTGGTTCTTTTGGAATTATCGCTTGCGCTGCAGACGGGCCGGAGAACAGTCACGCTCGTGAGGTGCCTACGAACAGTCATAAACGTTATGACCCTTGCCAGCAGTTGGAATCCCGTCCTGATATGGTCTATCGGGTTCTGTTCTATTTGCTTGTTGGTATAATCGAGAATCGATTGCGCACTTACGAATTTACTAATCAGGGGTTACCCCACCGCTTTCAGCTCTACATATGCACCTTTAAATCCTATCTGAAGGGTTTGCGCGGAACGATCTCGCAGCTAGCGACGGCAGTTCCACTGTCCACTGTTAGTCCGAAAGGTAAGTTCGGCAGTACTGTGACGCGATAACGAAGTTAGTGAGAAAtatattccattctattctgcGCAGCGCGCCACACGTCTGTTTTTGCAATAGATTTGGAATCGAATGTGGACTATCATCAAGCGGGCTACTTGAGAAACCCGACGCTGAATTTGGAGGCAATTGCTCGTTCGGAGAAGCCAAAGGCCCACAGTGGCGGACTAGTTTTTTCGGGTAGCTTAAGCAGTATGTTGATACGCGATGAAAATGAAGAGTATTTTACCATTTAAaggtgatttatttatttttcttcaattttagaTGTAAAAAGCAAATGGAGAACTATTCCGAAACTCCTGATCTTTATAAAATTCAACGTGTTAGTGACAGAGGGCAGTACAATCTCTGCTTAAAAAATGCGAACACTTTTAGGAGGCGAATTGGAAAAGATACGAGATCAGCTCGGTTATTGTGTTTTATAAATGATCTACTCCTACCTGAATCGCCCTTGTCACTGAACCGAAAACCATCGATGGTTTGGAGCGTACTCGAGACGGTCTAACACAGCTCCATCATATAAGCCAACCAGTTTGGATCCTCCAACATCAATATCATTTTACCAACACGGTGTAGTACCCGTGCGCACCAAAAGGCTACTACGCGATCGTCGTTACCCTTCACAATACTGCAAATGGGGAGTGGCCTGGATGTTTAACCCCTTTCTACGACATACTGCGAATCAGATAAGGTCCACCCGGCGCTCTGGTTCGTAATGACTTCGCAGTTCGACACAGTTTTTCGTGTCGTTGAACTTGCATTCCTAATCAATCTGTACATTTGGTGCTCTTCACTTCATTGGCATCGTTATTCgtgctctctctctctgttaTTTGATATTCTAACATGTGCAAAAAACGATCGGCGGTGAACCACTAGGAGATTGGTATCAGTCTATTATTTTTCTACGGACAAAACCAACCTAGAGGTAGTGTAGCATACGTTCGCTTGTTTCTTCACAAATCGTGGGATTATTGGTCTTTTCTAATTGCTGTACAATACGTGCTGGTGATGAAGTGTGTACTGTTCTGATCCACAATGCTTAGAGTGGAACAAattaaacgtacagcaactacgAATCTGCTGTAGTTGCAATAGGTTCCTATTGCTAATCGGTAGCGATGCAAACGCCTGTCACATTATTCGTGACAGATCTGATATCGATTAGCGCAATTCTGAGTTAATGAAACACTTCAGCAACACAAATTTGCTCATACTCAATCAGATAGGTAAAGCGATGTTAGATGTGATTCTCTGCTCGGACCATATTGCGCATAAGTTGGCAAACTGAACCTCGAACCGTCGGTATCTGATCATAAATACATTATCATTTAAACATCTCGCATTTCCAAATCTTCGAACTGGGACCTCCAaaaagagggcttggcgactatgTTTCATGGGTATTTACCAATGATTGAATCTTCAAGTGAGTTGGacgaggtcgtggataaaacaactCACTCgcagtagcagcataccaagaggcttgtacGCTTCGTGTTATGCATGCTTCTGCTGCTGCTCTTTCTTCATGCTGCTTGCCTTGGTGACATGCCGAACTTACCAGACTTAAAAAATGATGTAGAAAGTCTTCGGATTGCAGACACTGAGACATGTTGGAGAAATTTGGATCGGCTCGCAAAACtgtctgagcgaagtggttggaaaagctttCCTACAAATGTCTAATCAAGTCTCAAGAGGTAATAAAGAAGGTACTTTGGTAATCGGAAGATTTTCATGTTAGTCATATTAGAACTGCTAATTGTGACGAAGATGAAGTTCTCAACTGTCCTTTTGAGACACACTTTTCAGGCGTACGGAGCCATTACCATACTGCCACTAAGTACTTTTCGGGTAATTCTTGGACATttactcgtagaattg carries:
- the LOC131688485 gene encoding uncharacterized protein LOC131688485, translating into MTLASSWNPVLIWSIGFCSICLLLYICTFKSYLKGLRGTISQLATAVPLSTVSPKARHTSVFAIDLESNVDYHQAGYLRNPTLNLEAIARSEKPKAHSGGLVFSGSLSNVKSKWRTIPKLLIFIKFNVLVTEGSTISA